One genomic window of Paraburkholderia acidiphila includes the following:
- a CDS encoding BolA family protein has protein sequence MSDVFLNASPAERMALIETRLTAALAPVSIDVRDDSAQHAGHAGAAAGGHYHVTIVAAAFTGKARVARHRMVYDALAEAMQRGIHALAITALTPEEAAALPR, from the coding sequence ATGAGCGACGTCTTTCTCAACGCGAGCCCGGCCGAGCGCATGGCGCTCATCGAAACGCGCCTGACCGCGGCGCTTGCGCCCGTTTCCATCGACGTGCGTGACGACAGCGCGCAGCACGCCGGACACGCCGGCGCCGCTGCCGGCGGTCACTATCATGTCACGATCGTTGCGGCCGCATTCACGGGGAAAGCCCGCGTGGCAAGGCATCGCATGGTGTATGATGCGCTGGCCGAGGCCATGCAGCGCGGCATTCACGCACTCGCGATCACGGCGCTCACGCCCGAAGAAGCCGCGGCGCTGCCCCGGTAA
- a CDS encoding peptidylprolyl isomerase, whose amino-acid sequence MTLKKTHLWVLLAACAAAPAFAQNIAVVNGTPIPKARADALVQQLVQQGQQDSPQLQMAVREELVNREILMQEAIREGIPNNPDVKAQIAVAQQTVVLRALIQNFVKNNQPTDAEVKARYDQLTKDAGGSEYHLHHILVDNEQQAKDLIAKIKAGASFEDLAKQYSKDPGSAKNGGDLDWSDPKAYVPEFAAAATHLQKGQMTDTPVHTQFGWHIIRVDDIRPVTPPPLEQVRPQIVQQLQQEKLQAFEENLRKQAKIQ is encoded by the coding sequence ATGACCTTGAAGAAGACCCATCTCTGGGTGTTGCTGGCTGCGTGCGCGGCGGCTCCCGCCTTTGCGCAGAATATCGCCGTCGTGAACGGCACGCCGATCCCCAAAGCGCGCGCCGATGCGCTGGTCCAGCAACTCGTCCAACAAGGCCAGCAGGATTCGCCGCAACTGCAAATGGCGGTGCGCGAAGAACTCGTGAACCGCGAGATCCTCATGCAGGAAGCCATTCGCGAGGGCATTCCGAACAACCCCGACGTGAAGGCGCAAATCGCCGTGGCCCAGCAGACCGTCGTGCTGCGCGCGCTGATTCAGAACTTCGTGAAGAACAACCAGCCGACCGACGCCGAAGTCAAGGCGCGCTACGACCAGCTCACGAAGGACGCGGGCGGCAGCGAATACCACCTGCACCACATCCTCGTGGACAACGAGCAGCAGGCCAAGGACCTGATCGCGAAGATCAAGGCCGGCGCCAGCTTCGAAGACCTCGCGAAGCAGTACTCGAAGGATCCGGGCTCGGCCAAGAACGGCGGCGACCTCGACTGGTCGGATCCGAAGGCATATGTGCCGGAATTCGCGGCTGCGGCCACGCATCTGCAGAAAGGCCAGATGACCGATACACCGGTGCACACGCAGTTCGGCTGGCACATCATCCGCGTGGACGACATCCGCCCGGTCACCCCGCCGCCGCTCGAGCAGGTGCGCCCGCAGATCGTCCAGCAGCTCCAGCAGGAAAAGCTGCAAGCGTTCGAAGAGAATCTGCGCAAGCAAGCGAAGATTCAGTAA
- a CDS encoding Fic family protein: protein MNSGEYTYIWQASDWPQWRFDLTALAEPMAEVSRAQGLLVGRLADVGMALRDQASLAALTEDVLKTSEIEGEQLNVASVRSSIARRMGVDIGALAPVDRHVEGVVEMVLDATTNSGAAVTRERLFGWHAALFPTGYAGLSRINVGAWRDDATGPMQVISGPIGRQRVHFEAPPANRLEGETRRFLAWLNGPAQEPPLIKAALGHLWFVTLHPFDDGNGRVARAIGDLLLARADGSAQRFYSLSAQIQRERKGYYDILERTQHGSMDVTLWLAWFFDTLHRAVDQAQITLDAVLAKARFWRDWATTPFNERQVKLLNRLLDGFDGKLTSGKWAAIAKCSSDTALRDINDLVALGVLRKAEGGGRSTSYELST, encoded by the coding sequence ATGAATAGCGGCGAATACACCTACATCTGGCAAGCAAGCGACTGGCCTCAGTGGCGCTTCGATCTGACGGCGCTTGCTGAGCCCATGGCGGAGGTCAGCCGCGCCCAAGGCTTGCTGGTAGGCCGGCTGGCCGATGTCGGCATGGCGCTGCGCGATCAGGCGAGCCTCGCGGCGCTCACCGAGGACGTGCTCAAGACAAGCGAGATCGAGGGCGAGCAGCTCAATGTCGCCTCCGTGCGCTCGTCCATTGCGCGTCGAATGGGCGTGGACATCGGGGCGCTCGCGCCGGTCGACCGCCACGTGGAAGGCGTGGTGGAGATGGTGCTGGACGCGACCACCAACAGCGGCGCGGCGGTGACACGCGAGCGCCTGTTCGGCTGGCATGCCGCGCTGTTTCCTACGGGTTACGCGGGTCTCTCGCGGATCAACGTCGGTGCATGGCGCGACGATGCGACCGGGCCCATGCAGGTGATCTCGGGCCCCATCGGCCGTCAGCGCGTGCATTTCGAGGCGCCGCCCGCAAACCGGCTCGAAGGAGAGACGCGGCGCTTCCTCGCCTGGCTCAATGGCCCGGCACAAGAGCCGCCGCTCATCAAGGCCGCCCTCGGCCATCTATGGTTCGTCACGCTGCACCCGTTCGACGACGGCAATGGGCGGGTGGCGAGAGCCATCGGCGACTTGCTGCTCGCGCGCGCGGACGGCAGTGCGCAGCGCTTTTACAGCCTCTCCGCGCAGATCCAGCGGGAGCGCAAGGGCTATTACGACATTCTGGAGCGCACGCAGCACGGCTCCATGGATGTCACGTTGTGGCTCGCCTGGTTCTTCGACACGCTGCACCGCGCGGTCGATCAGGCGCAGATCACGCTGGACGCCGTGCTCGCCAAGGCACGTTTCTGGCGCGACTGGGCCACGACGCCGTTCAACGAGCGGCAGGTCAAGCTGCTCAACCGTCTGCTCGACGGCTTCGACGGCAAGCTCACGAGCGGCAAGTGGGCCGCCATCGCCAAATGTTCGTCCGACACGGCGTTACGCGACATCAACGATCTGGTGGCGCTTGGTGTGCTGCGTAAAGCGGAGGGCGGCGGCCGCAGCACGAGCTACGAGCTCAGTACGTAG